In the Lepus europaeus isolate LE1 chromosome 18, mLepTim1.pri, whole genome shotgun sequence genome, one interval contains:
- the LOC133777398 gene encoding C-C motif chemokine 8-like yields the protein MQISAVLLSLQLMAAVFSSQVLAQPESISIPVTCCFGVVSRKIPFQRLEGYTRITSAHCSRAAVIFKTKLAKEVCADPREKWVKDSMKLLDQKSPTQKS from the exons ATGCAGATCTCCGCAGTGCTTCTGAGCCTGCAGCTCATGGCGGCCGTCTTCAGCTCCCAGGTGCTCGCCCAGCCAG AATCCATTTCCATCCCAGTCACCTGCTGCTTTGGTGTGGTCAGCAGGAAGATTCCCTTCCAGAGGCTGGAGGGCTACACGAGAATCACCAGTGCCCATTGTTCCCGAGCAGCTGTGAT CTTCAAGACTAAGCTGGCCAAGGAGGTATGCGCTGACCCCAGGGAGAAATGGGTCAAGGATTCCATGAAGCTCCTGGACCAGAAGTCCCCAACTCAGAAGTCTTGA